In a single window of the Nicotiana tomentosiformis chromosome 8, ASM39032v3, whole genome shotgun sequence genome:
- the LOC138897535 gene encoding uncharacterized protein: MVDNHKQWHERLPFALLGYRITARTSPYLLVYGTEAVIPAEVEIPSLRIIQEAELSDAEWVRSRYEQLALIDGKRMNTVCHGQLYQNRISRAFNKRVKPRQFAPGQLMLKRIFPHQDETKGKFSPNWQGLYIVHRVLTGGALILAEMDGDI; this comes from the coding sequence atggtagacaaccacaagcaatggcacgagaggttaccatttgccttattggggtaccggATCACAGCCCGCACGTCTCCTTACCTAttggtctatggtactgaagccGTCATTCCCGCCGAGGTAGAAATTCCCTCCCTAAGAATTATACAggaagctgaactcagtgatgcagagtgGGTAAGAAGtcgctatgaacaattagctctcattgacgggaaaagaatgaatacagtgtgtcatggtcaactttaTCAGAACAGAAtatccagagctttcaacaaaagggtcaaacctagacagttcgcaccggGGCAGCTAATGCTGAAACGAATctttccacatcaggatgaaaccaaaggaaaattctcacccaactggcaaggacTCTATAtagttcacagagtactaacaggaggagcactcatactcgcagaaatggatggagatatttag